Genomic segment of Thermus sp. LT1-2-5:
TTGCGCCTCGGTACCAAAGCGGAGAAGCATGTACTGGGGAAGCCCGCTGGTCACGGAAAGGATCACCGCCACGCTGGGGTCGGCGGCGGCGATTTCCTCCAGGGCCAAGGCCCAGGTGATGGAGTCTAGCCCCACCCCGCCCCAGGCCTCCGGGGTGGTCATGCCGAGAAGCCCAAGCTCCGCCAGGGCCCTAAGCTGCGGCCAGGGATACTTTCCCTCCTTGTCGTACTCCGGGGCCAGGGGGTAAAGCACCTCCTTGGCCACCTTGCGCACCGTGTCCAAGACCAGCTTCTGTTCCTGGGTAAGGGTCATCGCCCCCTATCGTATCACCGCAAGGGGGCAAAAAAGCGTCAGGTTTCGCCCCAACGGGGGGCGCGCTCCGCCTTCAGGCCCAAATGGTCCAGGATGCGTTGGGTGACAAAGGCCAGGAGGTCCTTGACTGCCTGGGGCCGATGGTAGAAGCCGGGGCTCGCCGGCAGAACCACAGCCCCCGCCTCCGCCGCCTGCACCATGGCCCGAAGGGTGGGAAGGGGCAGGGGGGTTTCCCGGGGCACCAGGATGAGGGGCCTTTTCTCCTTCAGGTGCACGTAGGCCGCCCGGGTGAGGAGGGTGTCGGCGAGGCCCAGGGCGATCTTGGCCAAGGTGGTGGCGGAGCAGGGCACCACCACCATGCCCCGGGTGGGGAAGGAGCCCGAGGCGATGGGAGCCCCCAGGTCCGCATCCCGATAGACCCGGCTCGCCAAGGGGTAAAGGTCCTTAGGGCTTAAACCCGCCTCCTCCCAAAGCACCCGCTTGGCCCCCTGGGAGACCACCAGGTGCACCTCGGCCAGGCCCTGGAGGGCCTCCAAGAGGTCCAGGGCGTAGGGCATGCCGCTTGCCCCCGAAATCCCCACCACCACCCGGGGTAAGGCCTGCATGCCTCCCATCCTAAAGGGAAAACCCCAGGCCCAATGGGCCTGGGGGGCACCCCGTGGGGCGGGGACTTACTTCAGCTCCACCACCGCGCCCACGGCCTCGAGCTTCTTCTTGATCTCCTCCGCCTCAGCCTTGGGGATGCCCTCCTTGACGGGGCCGCCCTTCTCCGCCAGGTCCTTGGCCTCCTTGAGGCCAAGCCCGGTGATGGCCCGGAGCTCCTTGATGACCTCCAGCTTCTTGGCCCCAGCGTCTTTGAGGATCACGTCAAACTCGGTCTTCTCCTCAGCAGGAGCCGCAGCCGCCGCCTGGGCCGGGGCCGCAGCCACGGCCACGGGGGCAGCGGCGGTCACACCCCAAGCCTCCTTGAGGGCGTCAATGAGCTGCTTGAGTTCCAAAACCGTCGCCTGGGAAAGCTCTTCCTTGATGCGTTCGATGTCCAAAGCCATCTTCTACCTCCTACGCCGCCTTCTTCTCCGCGTACGCATCCAAGATGCCTACCAGTTCCCGGGCCACACCCCCCAGGACGCCCACGAGCTCGGCCATGGGCGCCTGCAAGATCCCCACCAGCTCCGCCCGGAGCTCGTCCATGGTGGGGAGTTCCGCCAAGGCCACCACGTCCTTGGCCGAAAGCACCTGCCCCTGGAGCAGACCGCCCTTGGCCTCGGGGATGCCCTTGGGGTTCTTCTTGGAGAACTCCACCAGGGCCTTGGCCGCCGCCACCGGGTCCCCGTAGAAGACCACGGCGCTTGGACCCTGAAGTCCATCGAGTTTGGGCAGGCCCAGTTCCTCCAAGGCGATCCGGATCAGGGTGTTCTTGGCTACGAAAAGCTGCGCCCCCTTCTCCTTCAGCGCCTGGCGCAGGGCGTGGGTTTCCTTGGCGGAAAGCCCCTGGTAGTTCACCAGGAAGAAGGAGCCACGGGCCGCCTCAAGCCTTTCCTTGAGGGCGGCGAGAAGCTCAACGTTGCGCTTGTTTGGCACGCCTTCCTCCCTTTTGGGGCAGGGGAACCCCAACCGATTTTCGGGCTTTACGAAACGCTCCCCCTCAAGCGCCTCGGCGGGATGTTTAAGGCCTGAAGCCCCCCGCTGTCTTGGGCCTGGGCGCAAAGGCGCCCGGGGTGCCACCCTGAAGTCTAAGGGAAGGAGGGCCTGGCGTCAAGCCAAGCCCCCACGAAGGAAGCCTTTAGGAATGGGGGTTGATGCGGATGCTGGGCCCCATGGTGCTGGTCACGTAAACGGAGCGGAGGAAGGTGCCCTTGGCCGCCTCGGGCTTGCTGGCCTCGAGGGCCTTGATGAAGGCGCGGATGTTGTCGGCGAGCTTCTCTACGGGGAAGCTCGCTTTGCCCACGGGAGCGTGGATGGCCCCGGTCTTGTCGTTGCGGAACTCAATCCGCCCCGCCTTGATCTCCCGGATAATCTCCCCGATGTTGAAGCCCACGGTCCCCGCCTTGGGGTTAGGGAGGAGGCCCCGGGGGCCCAGGATGCGGCCCAGCTTAGCCCCCACCGCCCCCATCACGTCCGGGGTGGCCACCACGGCGTCAAAGTCCATCCAACCATCCAGGATCTTCTGGATGATCTCTTCCCCACCCACGTAGTCGGCTCCGGCCTCCTCCGCCTCCTTGATCTTCTCCCCCTTGGCGATGGCCAGAACCCGCACCTGCTTGCCGAGGCCGTGGGGCAAGGAAACCGTGCCCCGCACGTTTTGGTCGGACTTCCGCGGGTCAATGCCCAACTTGGCGTGGACCTCCACGGTCTCGTCAAACTTGGCCGTGGCCAGCTCCTTCACCAGCTGGGCGGCCTCGTCAATGGTGTAAACCCGGTTCGGGTCCACCTTCTCCAAGAGGGCGCGGTAGCGCTTGCCGTGCTTAGGCATCCTTCACCTCCGGCGCGCCCACCACCTCCACCCCCATGGACCGGGCCGAGCCAGCGATCATGCGGGCAGCGGCCTCCAGGTCGGTGGTGTTCATGTCGGGGAGCTTCTGCTTGGCGATCTCCAGCACCTGCTGCCAGGTGATGCGGCCCACCTTCTCCCGCCCCGGCTTGTGGGCCCCCTTCTCCAAACCCGCCGCCTTGCGGATCAGGTAGCTGGCGGGCGGGGTCTTGGTGATAAAGGTGAAGGAGCGGTCGGCGTAGATGGTGATCTCCACGGGGACGATAGCGTCCCCCATGTTGGCGGTGGCCGCATTAAAAGCCTTGACGAACTCCATGATGTTGGCCCCGTGCTGGCCCAAGGCCGGGCCCACCGGGGGCGCAGGCGTGGCCTTGCCTGCGGGCAGCTGCAGCTTGACTACGGCAACGACTTTTTTCATTTTTCCCTCCTAGGCTCCCCCCAAGTTAGGGGTACAAACGCCTTTAGGCTTTGACCACCTGGGAAAAGTCCAGCTCCACAGGGGTCTCGCGCCCGAAGATGGTGACCATGACCTTGACCTTGCCCTTTTCCGGGTTGATCTCGGTCACGGTGCCGGTAAAGTCCGCGAAGGGGCCGGAAACGACCCGGACCTGGTCCCCCTCTCGGAAGGCCACCTGGGCCTTGGGGGCCTCCTTCTTGCCCAAAAGGCCGGAGACCTCGAGGATGTGCCGCACCTCATCCGGGGAGAGGGGCACGGGGCGGCTTCCCGCTCCCACGAAGCCGGTGATGCCCGGGGTGCTCCGCACCACCTCCCAGGCCTCGTTGGGCTCCTCCTCATCCCCCAGGTCCATCTGCACGAAGAGGTAGCCGGGGAAGAGCTTCTTCTTGACGACCTCCTTCTTCCCCCCCTCGCGGAGCTCCACCACCTCCTCCGTGGGGATCAGGACCTGGTAGATCTTGTCCTGAAGGCCGAAGGCCTGGATGCGCTTCTCCAGGTTGGCCTTGGCCTTCTCCTCCTGC
This window contains:
- the rplL gene encoding 50S ribosomal protein L7/L12 produces the protein MALDIERIKEELSQATVLELKQLIDALKEAWGVTAAAPVAVAAAPAQAAAAAPAEEKTEFDVILKDAGAKKLEVIKELRAITGLGLKEAKDLAEKGGPVKEGIPKAEAEEIKKKLEAVGAVVELK
- the rplA gene encoding 50S ribosomal protein L1; translation: MPKHGKRYRALLEKVDPNRVYTIDEAAQLVKELATAKFDETVEVHAKLGIDPRKSDQNVRGTVSLPHGLGKQVRVLAIAKGEKIKEAEEAGADYVGGEEIIQKILDGWMDFDAVVATPDVMGAVGAKLGRILGPRGLLPNPKAGTVGFNIGEIIREIKAGRIEFRNDKTGAIHAPVGKASFPVEKLADNIRAFIKALEASKPEAAKGTFLRSVYVTSTMGPSIRINPHS
- the nusG gene encoding transcription termination/antitermination protein NusG, with translation MSIEWYAVHTYVGQEEKAKANLEKRIQAFGLQDKIYQVLIPTEEVVELREGGKKEVVKKKLFPGYLFVQMDLGDEEEPNEAWEVVRSTPGITGFVGAGSRPVPLSPDEVRHILEVSGLLGKKEAPKAQVAFREGDQVRVVSGPFADFTGTVTEINPEKGKVKVMVTIFGRETPVELDFSQVVKA
- the rplK gene encoding 50S ribosomal protein L11 — encoded protein: MKKVVAVVKLQLPAGKATPAPPVGPALGQHGANIMEFVKAFNAATANMGDAIVPVEITIYADRSFTFITKTPPASYLIRKAAGLEKGAHKPGREKVGRITWQQVLEIAKQKLPDMNTTDLEAAARMIAGSARSMGVEVVGAPEVKDA
- a CDS encoding UbiX family flavin prenyltransferase; translation: MQALPRVVVGISGASGMPYALDLLEALQGLAEVHLVVSQGAKRVLWEEAGLSPKDLYPLASRVYRDADLGAPIASGSFPTRGMVVVPCSATTLAKIALGLADTLLTRAAYVHLKEKRPLILVPRETPLPLPTLRAMVQAAEAGAVVLPASPGFYHRPQAVKDLLAFVTQRILDHLGLKAERAPRWGET
- the rplJ gene encoding 50S ribosomal protein L10 — encoded protein: MPNKRNVELLAALKERLEAARGSFFLVNYQGLSAKETHALRQALKEKGAQLFVAKNTLIRIALEELGLPKLDGLQGPSAVVFYGDPVAAAKALVEFSKKNPKGIPEAKGGLLQGQVLSAKDVVALAELPTMDELRAELVGILQAPMAELVGVLGGVARELVGILDAYAEKKAA